A part of Acidimicrobiales bacterium genomic DNA contains:
- a CDS encoding pilus assembly protein, which produces MAGRASPQRGQAAVELALVLPLVALLLLALIQVGLVVRDQVLVIHAAREGARAAAVDDDPGAARRAALRAAGLAAGRLTVEVDGRGGEGSRVRVRVRYRAPTDVPLVGGLVGDVTVGGSVTMRVER; this is translated from the coding sequence GTGGCCGGCCGTGCCTCGCCCCAGCGGGGTCAGGCCGCGGTCGAGCTCGCCCTCGTCCTCCCGCTGGTGGCGCTCCTGCTGCTGGCGCTGATCCAGGTGGGCCTGGTGGTGCGTGACCAGGTGCTGGTGATCCACGCGGCGCGCGAAGGGGCACGGGCGGCGGCCGTGGACGACGACCCGGGGGCGGCCCGGCGGGCCGCGCTGCGGGCGGCGGGGCTGGCGGCCGGGCGCCTCACGGTCGAGGTCGACGGCCGTGGCGGCGAGGGCAGCCGGGTGAGGGTGCGCGTCCGGTACCGGGCGCCCACCGACGTGCCGCTCGTCGGGGGGCTCGTGGGCGACGTCACCGTCGGCGGCTCGGTCACCATGCGGGTCGAGCGCTGA
- a CDS encoding DUF4244 domain-containing protein — protein sequence MLPFIVRAQVALWALDPRSRPRSERGQTTAEYALVLLGAAAVALLVVAWAANSERIGRLLNAVLDKVIEQVT from the coding sequence ATGCTCCCGTTCATCGTCCGCGCCCAGGTCGCGCTCTGGGCCCTCGACCCCCGGTCCCGCCCTCGGAGCGAGCGGGGCCAGACCACCGCCGAGTACGCCCTGGTGCTGCTGGGCGCGGCCGCCGTCGCCCTGCTGGTGGTGGCCTGGGCCGCGAACAGCGAGAGGATCGGGCGGCTCCTCAACGCCGTCCTCGACAAGGTCATCGAGCAGGTGACCTGA
- a CDS encoding type II secretion system F family protein: protein MIALLLAAAWGLLVVALAAPGPRPPRRVALLVAPAAGRGVPRASRVPDRLAASAATLLARPGGALRRMLRRPRDPAADRRLGAALAAGVLAGLLAGPAVGGGAAGAVLVWPILASRRAARRRRAALVEVLPDTVDLLVLAVGAGLTVSLAVRAVAIRAPGGLGVELRRVAHEVDLGRRLADALDELPARLGEEVRPLTAALVASERYGVPLAAGLERLAGEVRRDRRRRAEESIRKVPVKLLFPLVCCTLPAFALLTVAPLLAGSLRSLRL, encoded by the coding sequence GTGATCGCCCTGCTGCTGGCCGCGGCCTGGGGGCTGCTGGTCGTGGCCCTGGCGGCGCCGGGGCCGCGGCCGCCTCGCCGGGTGGCGTTGCTGGTGGCGCCGGCCGCCGGCCGCGGGGTGCCACGGGCGTCCCGGGTGCCGGACCGGCTGGCCGCGTCCGCCGCCACCCTCCTCGCCCGGCCCGGCGGCGCGCTGCGCCGGATGCTGCGCCGACCCCGCGATCCGGCCGCCGACCGCCGCCTGGGTGCCGCCCTGGCCGCCGGGGTGCTGGCGGGGCTGCTCGCAGGGCCGGCCGTCGGCGGCGGTGCCGCCGGTGCCGTGCTCGTCTGGCCGATCCTGGCATCCCGGCGCGCCGCGCGGCGCCGGCGGGCGGCCCTGGTCGAGGTGCTGCCCGACACCGTCGACCTGCTGGTGCTGGCCGTGGGTGCCGGCCTCACCGTCTCCCTCGCGGTGCGGGCCGTGGCCATCCGCGCGCCGGGGGGCCTCGGTGTGGAGCTCCGCCGCGTGGCCCACGAGGTCGACCTCGGCCGCCGGTTGGCCGACGCCCTCGACGAGCTGCCGGCGCGCCTCGGCGAGGAGGTGCGTCCGCTCACCGCGGCGCTCGTGGCCTCCGAGCGCTACGGCGTGCCGCTCGCCGCGGGGCTCGAGCGGCTCGCCGGCGAGGTCCGGCGCGATCGGCGCCGCCGCGCCGAGGAGTCGATCCGGAAGGTCCCCGTCAAGCTCCTCTTCCCCCTCGTGTGCTGCACCCTGCCCGCCTTCGCGCTGCTCACGGTGGCCCCGCTCCTCGCCGGGTCGTTGCGGTCGCTGCGCCTCTGA